From one Nocardioides yefusunii genomic stretch:
- a CDS encoding NAD(P)-dependent alcohol dehydrogenase, translated as MKITALVVEEKDAPFTVQEVDLAEPGRGEVRLKIVAAGVCHTDAITREGDMPMPFPSILGHEGAGVVEAIGEGVTQVAVGDKVIIGWPSCGECRNCMDGEPRYCLRTGEALVSGRRFKGEQAGTSAYSRDGVELNGHFFGQSSFATHSIVSADALVVVPANTPVELMGPLACGLATGAGAVLNEAKPGLGDSILVAGVGAVGLAAIMAARNSGVTKIIAVDLHDSRLELAKEFGATHTVNSGQRDVVEAVAEITGSTVDYAFDCTGVIPVIEKIAECVGMLGTLVLIGGAPAGASFSLDHLTTLWGKRVIGVLGGGGRSGQLIPALIELYEQGRFPFDKLVKFYEMDQIEEALADSKSGAVIKPILRMPA; from the coding sequence ATGAAGATCACTGCACTGGTCGTCGAGGAGAAGGACGCACCGTTCACGGTGCAGGAGGTCGACCTGGCCGAGCCCGGGCGCGGTGAGGTCCGTCTGAAGATCGTCGCCGCGGGCGTGTGCCACACCGACGCGATCACCCGCGAGGGCGACATGCCGATGCCGTTCCCGTCGATCCTGGGCCACGAGGGTGCCGGCGTCGTCGAGGCGATCGGCGAGGGCGTCACCCAGGTCGCCGTGGGCGACAAGGTGATCATCGGCTGGCCGTCGTGCGGCGAGTGCCGCAACTGCATGGACGGTGAGCCCCGCTACTGCCTGCGCACCGGCGAGGCGCTGGTCTCGGGCCGTCGATTCAAGGGCGAGCAGGCCGGCACGTCGGCGTACTCGCGTGACGGCGTCGAGCTGAACGGTCACTTCTTCGGCCAGTCGTCGTTCGCGACCCACTCCATCGTCTCCGCGGACGCCCTCGTGGTGGTTCCGGCCAACACGCCGGTGGAGCTGATGGGTCCGCTGGCCTGCGGTCTCGCGACCGGTGCCGGCGCGGTGCTCAACGAGGCGAAGCCGGGTCTGGGTGACTCGATCCTGGTCGCCGGTGTCGGCGCGGTCGGCCTGGCCGCGATCATGGCGGCCCGCAACTCCGGCGTCACCAAGATCATCGCCGTCGACCTGCACGACTCCCGCCTGGAGCTCGCGAAGGAGTTCGGTGCGACGCACACCGTGAACTCCGGTCAGCGCGACGTCGTCGAGGCGGTCGCGGAGATCACCGGCAGCACCGTCGACTACGCGTTCGACTGCACGGGCGTCATCCCTGTGATCGAGAAGATCGCCGAGTGTGTCGGCATGCTCGGCACCCTGGTGCTGATCGGCGGCGCCCCCGCGGGTGCGTCGTTCAGCCTCGACCACCTCACGACGCTGTGGGGCAAGCGCGTCATCGGCGTCCTGGGTGGCGGTGGCCGTTCGGGTCAGCTGATCCCGGCGCTGATCGAGCTGTACGAGCAGGGACGTTTCCCGTTCGACAAGCTGGTGAAGTTCTACGAGATGGACCAGATCGAGGAGGCGCTCGCCGACTCGAAGTCGGGCGCGGTGATCAAGCCGATCCTGCGGATGCCCGCCTGA
- a CDS encoding type I-E CRISPR-associated protein Cas6/Cse3/CasE: MTLTPTPSAATKTGVFWTQFPVTALTGADGRPVDWSDHQAAHRAVMRLFPPRLPGSAKDRRASSGILYRVDVLVPGEPGVVLVQSLVPPELTPALSRTTEVSRRGWEFEVGDPITLRVAVNPVRRTTRYYVDSDKETLREGSNSRGETPVRRPDGRRDRSNSKQTATVVTPEEMPAWLDDRLGGALEGVEVVNHFRDTSLSGRQKLVVDTFDLTAKVQDPAAFSQIRLEGLGRGKSYGCGLITARKAG; this comes from the coding sequence ATGACCCTGACGCCAACGCCCAGTGCAGCCACCAAGACAGGAGTCTTCTGGACGCAGTTCCCGGTCACCGCACTCACCGGAGCCGATGGCCGGCCGGTTGACTGGAGTGACCATCAGGCGGCTCACCGAGCTGTGATGCGGCTGTTCCCGCCACGTCTCCCCGGCAGCGCGAAGGACCGTCGCGCTTCCTCGGGGATCTTGTACCGCGTGGACGTGCTCGTGCCCGGCGAACCGGGTGTCGTGCTCGTGCAGTCCCTTGTTCCGCCAGAGCTGACGCCGGCCCTGAGTCGCACCACGGAGGTGTCTCGCCGGGGATGGGAGTTCGAGGTGGGTGACCCGATCACGCTGCGGGTGGCGGTGAACCCGGTACGGCGCACGACCCGGTACTACGTCGACTCCGACAAGGAGACCCTCCGCGAAGGATCCAACAGCCGAGGGGAGACTCCGGTGCGCCGACCCGACGGACGCAGGGATCGCAGCAACAGCAAGCAGACGGCGACGGTCGTGACCCCCGAGGAGATGCCTGCATGGCTCGACGACCGTCTGGGGGGAGCGCTGGAGGGCGTTGAGGTCGTCAACCACTTCCGCGACACCTCGCTCTCCGGTCGCCAGAAGTTGGTCGTCGACACGTTCGACCTGACAGCCAAGGTGCAGGACCCGGCAGCTTTCAGCCAGATCCGGCTCGAAGGCCTGGGGCGGGGCAAGTCCTACGGCTGTGGACTCATCACCGCTCGCAAGGCAGGCTGA
- a CDS encoding amidohydrolase, with amino-acid sequence MGTHEHPTTTTPDAALRERATAVVDSHADDLVAIYQDLHAHPELGFTEHRTSSFLADELVRLGFDVVRGIGGTGVLARLDNGDGPTVMYRADMDANAVEEANDLPYRSTVRVTREDGTESPVGHMCGHDAHVTWMVGLARTLVETKDAWRGTVLLVGQPAEELIQGAQAMVDDGLHDQPLMQTPDHYVALHTAPVPVGTVACVPGTLMAGTDQIDVLIHGVGGHGSMPHVTKDPVLMAATAVVELQSVVSRRISPQATAVLTVGSIQAGADNNVIPDRALLKVNLRWFDAAVREQLVAGLRAVCDGVARTAGMSEDALPEYTFKGGSTPLVNDDVQTPRLTGVLKEVLGEDKVITQMPPVTGSEDAHLLMGPHADEIAFTYLNVGVADPVLCEQAWARGELVPYGMHSPQYLVHLPAIAVGAKVAVAAVLELLGRP; translated from the coding sequence ATGGGCACCCACGAGCACCCCACCACCACGACGCCTGACGCCGCACTGCGCGAGCGCGCAACCGCCGTCGTCGACTCCCACGCCGACGATCTCGTCGCGATCTACCAGGACCTGCACGCCCACCCCGAGCTCGGTTTCACCGAGCACCGGACGTCGTCATTCCTGGCCGACGAACTCGTTCGTCTCGGCTTCGACGTCGTCCGCGGGATCGGTGGCACCGGCGTTCTGGCGCGCCTCGACAACGGCGACGGGCCCACGGTCATGTACCGCGCCGACATGGACGCCAACGCCGTCGAGGAGGCCAACGACCTCCCCTACCGCAGCACCGTCCGGGTGACGCGCGAGGACGGCACGGAGTCCCCGGTGGGGCACATGTGCGGCCACGACGCCCACGTCACCTGGATGGTCGGGCTCGCCCGGACGCTGGTGGAGACCAAGGACGCATGGCGTGGGACGGTGCTGCTGGTCGGACAGCCCGCCGAGGAACTGATCCAGGGCGCGCAGGCGATGGTCGACGACGGCCTCCACGACCAACCCCTCATGCAGACCCCGGACCACTACGTCGCCCTGCACACCGCACCCGTTCCGGTGGGGACGGTGGCGTGCGTGCCCGGCACGTTGATGGCCGGCACCGACCAGATCGACGTGCTGATCCACGGCGTCGGCGGGCACGGTTCGATGCCGCACGTCACCAAGGACCCGGTGCTGATGGCCGCGACCGCGGTGGTGGAACTGCAGTCGGTGGTGTCGCGACGGATCTCCCCACAGGCGACCGCGGTGCTGACCGTCGGGTCGATCCAGGCGGGCGCGGACAACAACGTCATCCCTGACCGGGCGCTGCTCAAGGTCAACCTGCGCTGGTTCGACGCCGCGGTGCGCGAGCAGCTCGTCGCCGGCCTGCGAGCGGTCTGCGACGGCGTCGCGCGGACGGCCGGGATGAGCGAGGACGCGCTGCCGGAGTACACGTTCAAGGGTGGCTCGACCCCGTTGGTGAACGACGACGTCCAGACCCCACGTCTGACCGGCGTCCTGAAGGAGGTGTTGGGCGAGGACAAGGTGATCACGCAGATGCCGCCGGTGACCGGATCCGAGGACGCGCACCTGTTGATGGGCCCGCACGCCGACGAGATCGCGTTCACCTACCTCAACGTCGGGGTCGCTGACCCGGTGCTGTGCGAGCAGGCGTGGGCGCGTGGCGAGCTGGTCCCCTACGGGATGCACTCCCCGCAGTACCTGGTGCACCTGCCGGCGATCGCGGTGGGCGCGAAGGTGGCCGTGGCGGCAGTCCTGGAGCTGCTCGGACGCCCCTGA
- a CDS encoding DUF4190 domain-containing protein translates to MSQTQFPPAQFPDGQHPGGQYPGGQPSPYPFTPPQPSGSNGLATAGFVLSLLGILMSWIPLLNIFGVMLAVLGLILAGVGLAKSKKVNAGKGLAIAGLVLGVLTIVITIAINTVFVTALEDAIDETTSTEVVDKDGKSASKDVGTTRDNPAPLGSQVKGDDWTVVINSVSTVEKDAFDQKADSGKVLIAVNLTATYTGDDDQGESAWATVKYVGKDGKTVDGTDGIFVAEDAFDSLETVYSDGSVTGDKILEVPARWESGALAVSPGMFSDDTFVAVK, encoded by the coding sequence ATGTCCCAGACCCAGTTCCCGCCTGCCCAGTTCCCGGACGGGCAGCACCCCGGCGGTCAGTACCCCGGCGGTCAGCCCAGCCCGTACCCCTTCACACCGCCCCAGCCGTCGGGCAGCAACGGCCTCGCCACCGCAGGCTTCGTCCTGAGCCTCCTTGGCATCCTCATGTCATGGATCCCGCTGCTGAACATCTTCGGGGTCATGCTCGCGGTGCTGGGTCTCATCCTCGCCGGTGTCGGCCTGGCGAAGTCGAAGAAGGTGAACGCAGGCAAGGGCCTGGCCATCGCCGGTCTCGTGCTCGGCGTCCTGACGATCGTGATCACCATCGCCATCAACACCGTCTTCGTCACCGCACTCGAGGACGCCATCGACGAGACCACCTCCACCGAGGTCGTCGACAAGGACGGCAAGTCGGCCAGCAAGGACGTCGGCACGACCCGTGACAACCCCGCCCCCCTGGGTTCGCAGGTGAAGGGCGACGACTGGACCGTCGTCATCAACTCGGTCTCCACGGTGGAGAAGGACGCCTTCGACCAGAAGGCCGATTCCGGCAAGGTCCTCATCGCCGTCAACCTCACCGCCACCTACACCGGTGACGACGACCAGGGCGAGTCTGCCTGGGCGACCGTGAAGTACGTCGGCAAGGACGGCAAGACCGTCGACGGCACCGACGGCATCTTCGTCGCCGAGGACGCGTTCGACAGCCTCGAGACCGTCTACAGCGACGGCAGCGTCACCGGTGACAAGATCCTCGAGGTGCCCGCGCGGTGGGAGAGCGGCGCCCTCGCCGTCTCCCCGGGCATGTTCAGCGACGACACCTTCGTCGCGGTCAAGTGA
- a CDS encoding UvrD-helicase domain-containing protein — translation MSSATNLILAGVAIAAVTSLPLLRSTPRSIEDERDSLFRDALATWAARVRSDLLEAEEHQRWITLETLQTWSSTRPVGPLPDALRQTDSAHGRSDVSLFETDLDSLRRSTNDLVVRQASSRHKTFFDTVLGQPLSTDQAAAVAATENRLLVVGPAGSGKTSLLAARAAWTLRRGIGPQGRVLFLTFDQAAADDARRLTDECLGRAGVDPERVQVRSFGEFARDVVEQARGTRPRAAEWTEGATGLQVISEIATRLRDEDEEFRRRWDTYRLLFARPTTADPATLPHEDPAAEFTTLAGEVARSRGERMLADWLVLNGIDHRWRLPYPRTTSTLDDSQYCPDLRYPGIDLWHEHVVPDAEVTQLHEGPRHEDTMEWRRRVHERHGSTMIETVESEVVGGWGLKKLSDTLINRGVTPVWNPDALGDHAHVRHDDLVRLVRSFMTQVKSTGNTRASLDLAWRRNGRSHSTRLFLDLYWPIHEAWQARLEAEGVNDAEDDLTQATTALESGLDMGFTTVLLDDAQDVSGPRARMVRALVERPERHLLAVGDDWQSVHRFAGADLSVLTDFRRWFGPFETMSLPSTFRSPQTVTDTAAEFVQRNPRQVRRTVRSTLASPGEPVQLVRLGSEDEIPRAVASWLNDLSRRVTSASVLVLGRYGFEQTLLGEDVPANLQVRFSTVHDAKGREADHVLLPRMVSGDHGFPSDVPADPVLDLVVSNAEGFRHAEERRLFHVALTRARSTVTLMTVQGKESAFVTELARYEQLEASALSTADDLVACPACRRGSLVRSSGPHGPFLVCSTAPACRHTQKIEMPDALEVASA, via the coding sequence ATGAGCAGCGCGACCAACCTGATCCTGGCCGGCGTCGCCATTGCAGCCGTGACTTCGCTGCCGCTGCTGCGCAGCACACCCCGCAGCATCGAGGACGAACGCGACAGCCTCTTCCGGGACGCCCTCGCGACGTGGGCGGCGCGCGTCCGCAGCGACCTCCTCGAGGCCGAGGAGCACCAGCGCTGGATCACCCTCGAAACGCTGCAGACGTGGTCGAGCACCCGACCCGTCGGCCCCCTGCCCGACGCTCTGCGGCAGACCGATTCCGCCCATGGCCGCAGTGACGTCTCCCTGTTCGAGACAGATCTCGACAGCCTGCGGCGCAGCACCAACGACCTCGTCGTGCGGCAGGCGTCGAGTCGTCACAAGACGTTCTTCGACACTGTGCTGGGACAGCCCCTCAGCACCGACCAGGCCGCCGCCGTGGCAGCCACCGAGAACCGCCTCCTGGTGGTGGGCCCCGCCGGTTCGGGCAAGACCTCGCTGCTCGCCGCGCGAGCCGCCTGGACGCTGCGCCGAGGCATCGGGCCCCAGGGCCGCGTGCTGTTCCTGACCTTCGACCAGGCTGCCGCGGACGACGCCCGACGCCTCACCGACGAGTGTCTGGGCCGGGCCGGCGTCGACCCCGAGCGTGTACAGGTGCGCAGCTTCGGCGAGTTCGCCCGCGACGTCGTCGAACAGGCCCGAGGCACCCGGCCGCGCGCTGCGGAATGGACCGAGGGAGCGACCGGCCTGCAGGTCATCTCGGAGATCGCCACCCGTCTCCGTGACGAGGACGAGGAGTTCCGACGCCGTTGGGACACCTACCGTCTCCTGTTCGCGCGCCCCACCACCGCCGACCCCGCAACGCTCCCCCACGAGGACCCGGCCGCGGAGTTCACCACTCTGGCCGGCGAGGTGGCGCGTTCGCGCGGGGAACGGATGCTGGCCGACTGGCTGGTCCTCAACGGGATCGACCACCGTTGGCGCCTCCCCTACCCGCGCACCACGAGCACCCTCGACGACTCCCAGTACTGCCCCGACCTGCGTTATCCCGGCATCGACCTGTGGCACGAGCACGTCGTCCCGGACGCCGAGGTCACCCAGCTGCACGAGGGACCGCGTCACGAGGACACGATGGAGTGGCGACGCAGGGTCCACGAGCGCCACGGGTCGACGATGATCGAGACCGTCGAGTCCGAGGTCGTCGGCGGCTGGGGCCTCAAGAAGTTGAGCGACACGCTCATCAACCGCGGCGTCACGCCCGTCTGGAACCCCGACGCCCTCGGCGATCATGCCCACGTCCGCCACGACGACCTCGTGCGGTTGGTCCGTTCGTTCATGACGCAGGTGAAGTCCACCGGCAACACTCGCGCTTCACTCGACCTGGCGTGGCGCCGCAACGGACGCTCACACTCGACCCGCCTCTTCCTCGATCTCTACTGGCCGATCCACGAGGCCTGGCAGGCACGCTTGGAGGCCGAGGGGGTCAACGACGCCGAGGACGACCTGACCCAGGCCACCACGGCGCTGGAGTCGGGGCTGGACATGGGCTTCACGACCGTCCTGCTCGACGACGCCCAGGACGTCTCCGGCCCGCGGGCACGGATGGTGCGCGCCCTCGTCGAACGGCCCGAGCGACACCTGTTGGCCGTCGGCGACGACTGGCAGTCCGTGCACCGGTTCGCAGGCGCCGACCTGTCGGTGCTCACCGACTTCCGACGCTGGTTCGGTCCGTTCGAGACGATGTCACTGCCCTCGACGTTCCGCTCCCCGCAGACCGTCACCGACACCGCGGCCGAGTTCGTGCAGCGCAATCCGCGTCAGGTGCGACGCACGGTGCGTTCGACGCTGGCGTCCCCCGGCGAGCCGGTGCAGTTGGTGCGGTTGGGTTCGGAGGACGAGATCCCCCGGGCCGTCGCGTCGTGGCTCAACGACCTGTCGCGGCGGGTGACGTCGGCGAGCGTGCTGGTCCTGGGCCGGTACGGCTTCGAGCAGACGTTGCTGGGCGAGGACGTCCCCGCCAACCTGCAGGTCCGGTTCAGCACGGTGCACGACGCCAAGGGCCGCGAGGCCGACCACGTCCTGCTGCCCCGGATGGTGTCGGGCGACCACGGATTCCCCAGCGACGTCCCGGCCGATCCGGTGCTTGACCTCGTCGTCTCCAACGCCGAAGGCTTCCGGCACGCGGAGGAACGACGCCTGTTCCACGTCGCCCTGACCCGGGCCCGGAGCACCGTGACGCTGATGACGGTCCAGGGCAAGGAGTCCGCGTTCGTCACCGAACTCGCCCGGTACGAGCAGCTCGAGGCCTCCGCCTTGAGCACCGCCGATGACCTGGTCGCCTGCCCGGCCTGCCGTCGGGGTTCCTTGGTGCGCAGCAGCGGCCCTCACGGTCCGTTCCTGGTCTGCAGCACCGCACCGGCGTGCCGGCACACGCAGAAGATCGAGATGCCGGACGCGCTGGAGGTTGCCTCCGCCTGA
- the cas5e gene encoding type I-E CRISPR-associated protein Cas5/CasD: MSTLVLRLAAPLQAWSGYRHAVNMRFVAPTEALPRKSGVNGLLGAALGPHDQGYGCARDLDSIGERYRLQVRVDARNPAAEDFQVLSSLTGPAHRGADRSHRVGSASTSAFPANRDRGNFPTTVARRDFLAHSEFIAALETDASTAEAWISALRDPVFMPYLGRRSCAPTFPFVLGIHDGSLEDLFAHLPHVDRNREEAPLLAYTVRGSYDLHHADEHPRPYTPDRVDRTAQLTWVKENLR; this comes from the coding sequence ATGAGCACACTCGTCCTGCGTCTTGCCGCTCCGCTCCAGGCCTGGAGCGGGTACCGGCACGCCGTCAACATGCGCTTCGTCGCACCCACCGAGGCCCTGCCCCGCAAGTCGGGGGTCAACGGTCTTCTGGGCGCGGCTCTGGGCCCCCACGACCAGGGGTACGGCTGTGCGCGCGACCTGGACTCGATCGGCGAGAGGTACCGGTTGCAGGTGCGCGTGGACGCCCGCAACCCTGCCGCTGAGGACTTCCAGGTGCTCAGCTCGCTCACGGGTCCTGCTCACCGCGGTGCTGACCGGTCCCACCGGGTGGGGAGTGCGTCGACGTCTGCGTTCCCGGCGAACCGCGACCGCGGCAATTTCCCCACCACGGTGGCCCGACGCGACTTCCTGGCGCACTCGGAGTTCATCGCAGCGTTGGAGACCGATGCGTCCACGGCGGAGGCATGGATCTCAGCCCTGCGCGACCCTGTCTTCATGCCCTACTTGGGCCGCCGGTCGTGTGCGCCGACGTTCCCCTTCGTCCTCGGCATCCACGACGGCAGCCTCGAAGACCTCTTCGCTCACCTGCCGCACGTCGACCGGAACCGAGAAGAGGCACCTCTGCTGGCCTACACGGTGCGAGGTTCCTACGACCTCCACCACGCAGACGAACACCCTCGCCCTTACACGCCCGACCGTGTGGACCGTACTGCTCAGCTGACCTGGGTGAAGGAGAACTTGCGATGA
- the casB gene encoding type I-E CRISPR-associated protein Cse2/CasB, translated as MTIAAGTGEPQPVTPTQALMQETLRRLAANRVPGSNLYSGWLADLRHGITRTGESRAVVPAGPYLGGLSPRERSGALRAAAIRASNKDVRNAKGRALGVSFASLSRAVGGSSVERQVATLPLLDLESAAAALDGLVDRCSSAGVAVDFAALARTLVHWGTGATPRSQEIRNQIVLDFHYAAAGVTR; from the coding sequence ATGACGATCGCCGCAGGCACCGGTGAGCCTCAGCCCGTCACGCCCACCCAAGCACTGATGCAGGAAACGCTGCGGCGTCTGGCGGCGAACCGCGTCCCGGGCAGCAACCTGTACTCGGGGTGGCTGGCCGACCTCCGGCACGGCATCACCCGGACAGGAGAGTCGCGGGCAGTGGTTCCGGCCGGCCCCTACCTGGGAGGCCTCTCCCCCCGAGAGCGGTCTGGCGCGCTGAGGGCTGCGGCCATCCGCGCCTCCAACAAGGACGTTCGCAACGCCAAGGGAAGAGCGCTCGGCGTCTCCTTCGCCTCGTTGAGCCGGGCGGTGGGCGGATCAAGCGTGGAGAGACAGGTTGCCACGCTTCCTCTCCTGGACCTTGAGTCAGCGGCTGCGGCGCTCGACGGCCTCGTGGACCGTTGTTCCTCGGCAGGCGTCGCCGTCGACTTCGCCGCGCTCGCTCGGACGCTCGTCCACTGGGGAACCGGTGCGACACCTCGTTCCCAGGAGATCCGCAACCAGATCGTCCTCGACTTCCACTACGCCGCTGCCGGCGTCACTCGCTGA
- the cas2e gene encoding type I-E CRISPR-associated endoribonuclease Cas2e, protein MRSLSVMVSSSVPVGVRGALNQWMVEVLPGVYVGRLTARVRELLWESLVDALLGEEKPYAALITQAPTEQGYLARTVGDHRYALTDFDGLQLVTVARNWSDPESRAPAGLRQDSAAPDPW, encoded by the coding sequence ATGAGGTCTCTCAGCGTGATGGTGTCCTCGTCAGTGCCGGTGGGCGTGCGAGGGGCACTGAACCAGTGGATGGTCGAGGTGCTGCCGGGTGTCTACGTCGGGAGGCTGACGGCGAGAGTGAGGGAGTTGCTCTGGGAGAGTCTTGTGGATGCTCTGTTGGGCGAGGAGAAGCCGTATGCGGCGCTCATCACTCAAGCTCCCACGGAGCAGGGGTACCTCGCTCGGACGGTGGGAGACCACCGTTATGCGCTGACTGACTTCGACGGCCTTCAGCTCGTCACGGTCGCGAGGAACTGGAGCGATCCTGAGTCCAGGGCACCCGCCGGGCTGCGGCAGGACTCAGCGGCCCCTGACCCGTGGTGA
- the cas1e gene encoding type I-E CRISPR-associated endonuclease Cas1e, with protein MKTPGSLARPNAGRSGAISLTRLSDRLSFLYLDLCRVEQDDNGTHARVESGDGVVHTTYIPAADLSCLMLGPGTSISAPAAAALARNGCAVLMTGAGGVRMYSAWSPLSRSTTLLQAQARASVMPEVRSVVAARMLRMRFPDLTVPEVNRDGTPISLEQLRGFEGARMKAIYREQARRYRMKSWRRRFDESDGEGPLDPVNDALNHANTALYGVCLAVVCGLGMSPGLGVVHHGSPRAFVLDIADLYKAEISVPLAFKQLNSANPGRDVMRALRDEFRLLRLLPRIVDDLHRVLDVDLPDEEAHPDWDVDVLSLWGSSGEIVLAGHNRHGRDEPLR; from the coding sequence GTGAAGACCCCTGGCTCCCTCGCCCGCCCCAATGCCGGGCGTAGTGGTGCCATTTCCCTGACACGCCTCAGCGACCGGCTCTCCTTCCTGTACCTCGACCTCTGTCGCGTGGAGCAGGACGACAACGGGACGCACGCTCGGGTGGAGTCCGGAGACGGCGTCGTGCACACCACCTACATCCCTGCGGCAGATCTCAGCTGTCTGATGCTGGGGCCCGGCACGTCCATCTCAGCGCCTGCGGCAGCTGCACTGGCGCGCAACGGCTGCGCGGTCCTGATGACAGGAGCCGGTGGCGTCCGGATGTATTCCGCGTGGTCTCCGCTCTCCCGCAGCACAACCCTGCTGCAGGCTCAGGCCCGAGCGTCGGTGATGCCGGAGGTCCGGTCGGTCGTGGCTGCGCGCATGCTGCGGATGCGTTTTCCGGACCTGACGGTCCCGGAGGTGAACAGGGACGGAACTCCCATCTCCCTGGAACAGTTACGCGGTTTCGAAGGCGCTCGCATGAAGGCCATCTACCGCGAGCAGGCCCGCCGCTACCGCATGAAGTCCTGGCGTCGTCGTTTCGACGAATCAGACGGGGAAGGTCCCCTCGACCCGGTGAACGATGCCCTGAACCACGCCAACACCGCCTTGTACGGCGTGTGTCTGGCCGTGGTCTGCGGGCTCGGGATGAGCCCGGGGCTGGGTGTGGTCCACCACGGTTCGCCACGTGCGTTCGTTCTCGACATCGCTGATCTCTACAAGGCTGAGATCTCGGTGCCTCTGGCCTTCAAGCAGTTGAACTCGGCAAACCCTGGCCGCGACGTGATGAGGGCGCTCAGGGACGAATTCAGGCTCCTGCGGCTCCTGCCCAGGATCGTTGACGACCTCCACCGCGTGCTCGACGTCGACCTCCCTGACGAAGAAGCGCACCCCGACTGGGACGTTGACGTCCTCTCCCTGTGGGGTTCCAGCGGGGAGATCGTGCTGGCTGGCCACAATCGGCACGGCCGGGACGAGCCGCTCAGATGA
- a CDS encoding type I-E CRISPR-associated protein Cas7/Cse4/CasC translates to MTFVTVHVFRALPMHNLNRDQNGLPKSQFDGGIQRGRLSSQALKRPARIAFREAVTGIAHAPASVRTMDSNAVTRVVALAGEYAQTHGKAFDEKVAKKRATSVVTSLAKTLKAGKDEEPSSGDASEADAKKDNILLFSDAEIETLAQALVDEQNGGVEAGHEHFVQDFVSPSLDVAAFGRMFAAQPSKSTQAAVAVSHAVMTHAMSLTLDYFTAVDEAGDASKGAGAAHIDSAYYTSGVYYSTFTIDPAQLARSWSGAHSATASEQVAALVKALVEALPTGRLTNTNAHTKPFAVLVEEQRTRTVYEFETPVEAAENGGFTRPTVRSLAAQVADARSFDSANYVSTALLAAPSIADLVESDAHLGAAESLGSVDDLSEYVASLVMQQLAEATA, encoded by the coding sequence ATGACTTTCGTGACCGTCCACGTCTTCCGAGCGTTGCCCATGCACAACCTGAACCGCGACCAGAACGGTCTCCCCAAGAGCCAGTTCGACGGCGGGATCCAGCGGGGGCGACTCTCCAGTCAAGCACTGAAGCGCCCGGCTCGCATCGCGTTCCGTGAGGCCGTGACGGGGATCGCCCACGCTCCTGCCTCGGTGCGGACCATGGACTCGAACGCAGTGACACGAGTTGTCGCTCTGGCAGGCGAGTACGCCCAGACGCATGGGAAGGCGTTCGACGAGAAGGTGGCGAAGAAGCGAGCCACCTCGGTCGTGACGTCCCTCGCCAAGACGCTGAAGGCAGGCAAGGACGAGGAGCCGAGCTCGGGAGACGCCTCGGAGGCAGACGCCAAGAAGGACAACATCCTGCTGTTCTCCGACGCGGAGATCGAGACCCTCGCCCAGGCGCTCGTCGATGAGCAGAACGGTGGTGTCGAGGCAGGCCACGAGCACTTCGTGCAGGACTTCGTCTCGCCCTCGTTGGACGTCGCGGCCTTTGGACGCATGTTCGCGGCCCAGCCGTCGAAGTCGACCCAGGCTGCGGTCGCGGTCAGCCATGCCGTGATGACCCACGCCATGTCGTTGACCCTGGACTACTTCACGGCTGTTGACGAGGCGGGCGACGCGAGCAAGGGGGCTGGCGCAGCCCACATCGACAGCGCCTACTACACCTCGGGTGTCTACTACTCGACCTTCACCATCGACCCGGCACAGTTGGCCCGCTCGTGGAGCGGGGCACACAGTGCCACGGCCAGCGAACAGGTCGCGGCGCTGGTGAAGGCTCTGGTCGAGGCACTTCCCACGGGGCGACTCACCAACACCAACGCTCACACCAAGCCCTTCGCGGTTCTCGTCGAGGAGCAGCGCACCCGCACGGTCTACGAGTTCGAGACACCCGTCGAGGCCGCCGAGAACGGCGGTTTCACCCGGCCCACCGTGCGCTCGCTCGCAGCACAGGTGGCGGACGCCCGCAGTTTCGACTCCGCCAACTACGTCTCCACCGCGTTGTTGGCAGCCCCGTCGATCGCAGACCTCGTCGAGTCCGACGCGCACCTCGGTGCCGCCGAGAGCCTCGGTTCCGTCGACGATCTGTCGGAGTACGTCGCTTCCCTCGTGATGCAGCAGCTGGCTGAAGCAACCGCATGA